In one window of Gorilla gorilla gorilla isolate KB3781 chromosome 2, NHGRI_mGorGor1-v2.1_pri, whole genome shotgun sequence DNA:
- the IL17RC gene encoding interleukin-17 receptor C isoform X1 produces the protein MPVPWFLLSLALGRSPVVLSLERLVGPQDATHCSPVSLEPWGDEERLRVQFLAQQSLSLAPVTAATARTALSGLSGADGRREEWGRGKSWVCLPLGGSGNTEPQKKGLSCHLWDSDILCLPGDIVPAPGPVLAPTHLQTELVLRCQKETDCDLCLRVAVHLAVHGHWEEPEDEKKFGGAADSGVEEPRNASLQAQVVLSFQAYPTARCVLLEVQVPAALVQFGQSVGSVVYDCFEAALGSEVRIWSYTQPRYEKELNHTQQLPDCRGLEVRNSIPSCWALPWLNVSADGDNVHLVLNVSEEQHFGLSLYWNQVQGPPKPRWHKNLTGPQIITLNHTDLVPCLCIQVWPLEPDSVRTNICPFREDPRAHRNLWQAARLRLLTLQSWLLDAPCSLPAEAALCWRALGGDPCQPLVPPLSWENVTVDKVLEFPLLKGHPNLCVQQVNSSEKLQLQECLWADSLGPLKDDVLLLETRGPQDNRSLCALEPSGCTSLPSRASTRAARLGEYLLQDLQSGQCLQLWDDDLGALWACPMDKYIHKRWALVWLACLLFAAALSLILLLKKDHAKGWLRLLKQDVRSGAAARGRAALLLYSADDSGFERLVGALASALCQLPLRVAVDLWSRRELSAQGPVAWFHAQRRQTLQEGGVVVLLFSPGAVALCSEWLQDGVSGPGAHGPHDAFRASLSCVLPDFLQGRAPGSYVGACFDRLLHPDAVPALFRTVPVFTLPSQLPDFLGALQQPRAPRSGRLQERAEQVSRALQPALDCYFHPPGTPAPGRGVGPGAGDGT, from the exons ATGCCTGTGCCCTGGTTCTTGCTGTCCTTGGCACTGGGCCGAAGCCCAGTGGTCCTTTCTCTGGAGAGGCTTGTGGGGCCTCAGGACGCTACCCACTGCTCTCCGGTGAGTCTGGAACCCTGGGGAGACGAGGAAAGGCTCAGAGTTCAGTTTTTGGCTCAGCAAAGCCTTAGCCTGGCTCCTGTCACTGCTGCCACCGCCAGAACTGCCCTGTCTGGTCTGTCTGGTGCTGATGGTAGAAGAGAAGAATGGGGAAGGGGCAAGAGCTGGGTCTGTCTTCCTCTGGGAGGGTCTGGGAATACGGAGCCCCAGAAAAAG ggCCTCTCCTGCCACCTCTGGG ACAGTGACATACTCTGCCTGCCTGGGGACATCGTGCCTGCTCCGGGCCCCGTGCTGGCGCCTACGCACCTGCAGACAGAGCTGGTGCTGAGGTGCCAAAAGGAGACCGACTGTGACCTCTGTCTGCGTGTGGCTGTCCACTTGGCCGTGCATG GGCACTGGGAAGAGCCTGAAGATGAGAAAAAGTTTGGAGGAGCAGCTGACTCAGGGGTGGAGGAGCCTAGGAATG CCTCTCTCCAGGCCCAAGTCGTGCTCTCCTTCCAGGCCTACCCTACTGCCCGCTGCGTCCTGCTGGAGGTGCAAGTGCCTGCTGCCCTTGTGCAGTTTGGTCAGTCTGTG GGCTCTGTGGTATATGACTGCTTCGAGGCTGCCCTAGGGAGTGAGGTACGAATCTGGTCCTATACTCAGCCCAGGTACGAGAAGGAACTCAACCACACACAGCAGCTGCCTG ACTGCAGGGGGCTCGAAGTCCGGAACAGCATCCCGAGCTGCTGGG ccctgccctggcTCAACGTGTCAGCAGATGGTGACAACGTGCATCTGGTTCTGAATGTCTCTGAGGAGCAGCACTTCGGCCTCTCCCTGTACTGGAATCAGGTCCAGGGCCCCCCAAAACCCCGGTGGCACAAAAACCTG ACTGGACCGCAGATCATTACCTTGAACCACACAGACCTGGTTCCCTGCCTCTGTATTCAG GTGTGGCCTCTGGAACCTGACTCCGTTAGGACGAACATCTGCCCCTTCAGGGAGG ACCCCCGCGCACACCGAAACCTCTGGCAAGCCGCCCGACTGCGACTGCTGACCCTGCAGAGCTGGCTGCTGGACGCACCGTGCTCGCTGCCCGCAGAAGCAGCACTGTGCTGGCGGGCTCTGGGTGGGGACCCCTGCCAGCCACTGGTCCCACCGCTTTCCTGGGAGAATGTCACTGTGGAC AAGGTTCTCGAGTTCCCATTGCTGAAAGGCCACCCTAACCTCTGTGTTCAG CAGGTGAACAGCTCGGAGAAGCTGCAGCTGCAGGAGTGCTTGTGGGCTG ACTCCCTGGGGCCTCTCAAAGACGATGTGCTACTGTTGGAGACACGAGGCCCCCAGGACAACAGATCCCTCTGTGCCTTGGAACCCAGTGGCTGTACTTCACTACCCAGCAGAGCCTCCACG AGGGCAGCTCGCCTTGGAGAGTACTTACTACAAGACCTGCAGTCAGGCCAGTGTCTGCAG CTATGGGATGATGACTTGGGAGCGCTATGGGCCTGCCCCATGGACAAAT ACATCCACAAGCGCTGGGCCCTCGTGTGGCTGGCCTGCCTACTCTTTGCCGCTGCGCTTTCCCTCATCCTCCTTCTCAAAAAGGATCACGCGAAAG GGTGGCTGAGGCTCTTGAAACAGGACGTCCGCTCGGGGG CGGCCGCCAGGGGCCGCGCGGCTCTGCTCCTCTACTCAGCCGATGACTCGGGCTTCGAGCGCCTGGTGGGCGCCCTGGCGTCGGCCCTGTGCCAGCTGCCGCTGCGCGTGGCCGTAGACCTGTGGAGCCGTCGTGAACTGAGCGCGCAGGGGCCCGTGGCTTGGTTTCACGCGCAGCGGCGCCAGACCCTGCAGGAGGGCGGCGTGGTGGTCTTGCTCTTCTCGCCCGGTGCGGTGGCGCTGTGCAGCGAGTGGCTACAGGACGGGGTGTCCGGGCCCGGGGCGCACGGCCCGCACGACGCCTTCCGCGCCTCGCTCAGCTGCGTGCTGCCCGACTTCTTGCAGGGCCGGGCGCCCGGCAGCTACGTGGGGGCCTGCTTCGACAGGCTGCTCCACCCGGACGCCGTACCCGCCCTTTTCCGCACCGTGCCCGTCTTCACACTGCCCTCCCAACTGCCAGACTTCCTGGGGGCCCTGCAGCAGCCTCGCGCCCCGCGTTCCGGGCGGCTCCAAGAGAGAGCGGAGCAAGTGTCCCGGGCCCTTCAGCCAGCCCTGGATTGCTACTTCCATCCCCCGGGGACTCCCGCGCCGGGACGCGGGGTGGGACCTGGGGCGGGGGACGGGACTTAA
- the IL17RC gene encoding interleukin-17 receptor C isoform X24, giving the protein MPVPWFLLSLALGRSPVVLSLERLVGPQDATHCSPGLSCHLWDSDILCLPGDIVPAPGPVLAPTHLQTELVLRCQKETDCDLCLRVAVHLAVHGHWEEPEDEKKFGGAADSGVEEPRNASLQAQVVLSFQAYPTARCVLLEVQVPAALVQFGQSVGSVVYDCFEAALGSEVRIWSYTQPRYEKELNHTQQLPDCRGLEVRNSIPSCWALPWLNVSADGDNVHLVLNVSEEQHFGLSLYWNQVQGPPKPRWHKNLTGPQIITLNHTDLVPCLCIQVWPLEPDSVRTNICPFREDPRAHRNLWQAARLRLLTLQSWLLDAPCSLPAEAALCWRALGGDPCQPLVPPLSWENVTVDKVLEFPLLKGHPNLCVQQVNSSEKLQLQECLWADSLGPLKDDVLLLETRGPQDNRSLCALEPSGCTSLPSRASTRAARLGEYLLQDLQSGQCLQLWDDDLGALWACPMDKYIHKRWALVWLACLLFAAALSLILLLKKDHAKAAARGRAALLLYSADDSGFERLVGALASALCQLPLRVAVDLWSRRELSAQGPVAWFHAQRRQTLQEGGVVVLLFSPGAVALCSEWLQDGVSGPGAHGPHDAFRASLSCVLPDFLQGRAPGSYVGACFDRLLHPDAVPALFRTVPVFTLPSQLPDFLGALQQPRAPRSGRLQERAEQVSRALQPALDCYFHPPGTPAPGRGVGPGAGDGT; this is encoded by the exons ATGCCTGTGCCCTGGTTCTTGCTGTCCTTGGCACTGGGCCGAAGCCCAGTGGTCCTTTCTCTGGAGAGGCTTGTGGGGCCTCAGGACGCTACCCACTGCTCTCCG ggCCTCTCCTGCCACCTCTGGG ACAGTGACATACTCTGCCTGCCTGGGGACATCGTGCCTGCTCCGGGCCCCGTGCTGGCGCCTACGCACCTGCAGACAGAGCTGGTGCTGAGGTGCCAAAAGGAGACCGACTGTGACCTCTGTCTGCGTGTGGCTGTCCACTTGGCCGTGCATG GGCACTGGGAAGAGCCTGAAGATGAGAAAAAGTTTGGAGGAGCAGCTGACTCAGGGGTGGAGGAGCCTAGGAATG CCTCTCTCCAGGCCCAAGTCGTGCTCTCCTTCCAGGCCTACCCTACTGCCCGCTGCGTCCTGCTGGAGGTGCAAGTGCCTGCTGCCCTTGTGCAGTTTGGTCAGTCTGTG GGCTCTGTGGTATATGACTGCTTCGAGGCTGCCCTAGGGAGTGAGGTACGAATCTGGTCCTATACTCAGCCCAGGTACGAGAAGGAACTCAACCACACACAGCAGCTGCCTG ACTGCAGGGGGCTCGAAGTCCGGAACAGCATCCCGAGCTGCTGGG ccctgccctggcTCAACGTGTCAGCAGATGGTGACAACGTGCATCTGGTTCTGAATGTCTCTGAGGAGCAGCACTTCGGCCTCTCCCTGTACTGGAATCAGGTCCAGGGCCCCCCAAAACCCCGGTGGCACAAAAACCTG ACTGGACCGCAGATCATTACCTTGAACCACACAGACCTGGTTCCCTGCCTCTGTATTCAG GTGTGGCCTCTGGAACCTGACTCCGTTAGGACGAACATCTGCCCCTTCAGGGAGG ACCCCCGCGCACACCGAAACCTCTGGCAAGCCGCCCGACTGCGACTGCTGACCCTGCAGAGCTGGCTGCTGGACGCACCGTGCTCGCTGCCCGCAGAAGCAGCACTGTGCTGGCGGGCTCTGGGTGGGGACCCCTGCCAGCCACTGGTCCCACCGCTTTCCTGGGAGAATGTCACTGTGGAC AAGGTTCTCGAGTTCCCATTGCTGAAAGGCCACCCTAACCTCTGTGTTCAG CAGGTGAACAGCTCGGAGAAGCTGCAGCTGCAGGAGTGCTTGTGGGCTG ACTCCCTGGGGCCTCTCAAAGACGATGTGCTACTGTTGGAGACACGAGGCCCCCAGGACAACAGATCCCTCTGTGCCTTGGAACCCAGTGGCTGTACTTCACTACCCAGCAGAGCCTCCACG AGGGCAGCTCGCCTTGGAGAGTACTTACTACAAGACCTGCAGTCAGGCCAGTGTCTGCAG CTATGGGATGATGACTTGGGAGCGCTATGGGCCTGCCCCATGGACAAAT ACATCCACAAGCGCTGGGCCCTCGTGTGGCTGGCCTGCCTACTCTTTGCCGCTGCGCTTTCCCTCATCCTCCTTCTCAAAAAGGATCACGCGAAAG CGGCCGCCAGGGGCCGCGCGGCTCTGCTCCTCTACTCAGCCGATGACTCGGGCTTCGAGCGCCTGGTGGGCGCCCTGGCGTCGGCCCTGTGCCAGCTGCCGCTGCGCGTGGCCGTAGACCTGTGGAGCCGTCGTGAACTGAGCGCGCAGGGGCCCGTGGCTTGGTTTCACGCGCAGCGGCGCCAGACCCTGCAGGAGGGCGGCGTGGTGGTCTTGCTCTTCTCGCCCGGTGCGGTGGCGCTGTGCAGCGAGTGGCTACAGGACGGGGTGTCCGGGCCCGGGGCGCACGGCCCGCACGACGCCTTCCGCGCCTCGCTCAGCTGCGTGCTGCCCGACTTCTTGCAGGGCCGGGCGCCCGGCAGCTACGTGGGGGCCTGCTTCGACAGGCTGCTCCACCCGGACGCCGTACCCGCCCTTTTCCGCACCGTGCCCGTCTTCACACTGCCCTCCCAACTGCCAGACTTCCTGGGGGCCCTGCAGCAGCCTCGCGCCCCGCGTTCCGGGCGGCTCCAAGAGAGAGCGGAGCAAGTGTCCCGGGCCCTTCAGCCAGCCCTGGATTGCTACTTCCATCCCCCGGGGACTCCCGCGCCGGGACGCGGGGTGGGACCTGGGGCGGGGGACGGGACTTAA
- the IL17RC gene encoding interleukin-17 receptor C isoform X21, translated as MPVPWFLLSLALGRSPVVLSLERLVGPQDATHCSPVSLEPWGDEERLRVQFLAQQSLSLAPVTAATARTALSGLSGADGRREEWGRGKSWVCLPLGGSGNTEPQKKGLSCHLWDSDILCLPGDIVPAPGPVLAPTHLQTELVLRCQKETDCDLCLRVAVHLAVHGHWEEPEDEKKFGGAADSGVEEPRNASLQAQVVLSFQAYPTARCVLLEVQVPAALVQFGQSVGSVVYDCFEAALGSEVRIWSYTQPRYEKELNHTQQLPALPWLNVSADGDNVHLVLNVSEEQHFGLSLYWNQVQGPPKPRWHKNLTGPQIITLNHTDLVPCLCIQVWPLEPDSVRTNICPFREDPRAHRNLWQAARLRLLTLQSWLLDAPCSLPAEAALCWRALGGDPCQPLVPPLSWENVTVDVNSSEKLQLQECLWADSLGPLKDDVLLLETRGPQDNRSLCALEPSGCTSLPSRASTLWDDDLGALWACPMDKYIHKRWALVWLACLLFAAALSLILLLKKDHAKAAARGRAALLLYSADDSGFERLVGALASALCQLPLRVAVDLWSRRELSAQGPVAWFHAQRRQTLQEGGVVVLLFSPGAVALCSEWLQDGVSGPGAHGPHDAFRASLSCVLPDFLQGRAPGSYVGACFDRLLHPDAVPALFRTVPVFTLPSQLPDFLGALQQPRAPRSGRLQERAEQVSRALQPALDCYFHPPGTPAPGRGVGPGAGDGT; from the exons ATGCCTGTGCCCTGGTTCTTGCTGTCCTTGGCACTGGGCCGAAGCCCAGTGGTCCTTTCTCTGGAGAGGCTTGTGGGGCCTCAGGACGCTACCCACTGCTCTCCGGTGAGTCTGGAACCCTGGGGAGACGAGGAAAGGCTCAGAGTTCAGTTTTTGGCTCAGCAAAGCCTTAGCCTGGCTCCTGTCACTGCTGCCACCGCCAGAACTGCCCTGTCTGGTCTGTCTGGTGCTGATGGTAGAAGAGAAGAATGGGGAAGGGGCAAGAGCTGGGTCTGTCTTCCTCTGGGAGGGTCTGGGAATACGGAGCCCCAGAAAAAG ggCCTCTCCTGCCACCTCTGGG ACAGTGACATACTCTGCCTGCCTGGGGACATCGTGCCTGCTCCGGGCCCCGTGCTGGCGCCTACGCACCTGCAGACAGAGCTGGTGCTGAGGTGCCAAAAGGAGACCGACTGTGACCTCTGTCTGCGTGTGGCTGTCCACTTGGCCGTGCATG GGCACTGGGAAGAGCCTGAAGATGAGAAAAAGTTTGGAGGAGCAGCTGACTCAGGGGTGGAGGAGCCTAGGAATG CCTCTCTCCAGGCCCAAGTCGTGCTCTCCTTCCAGGCCTACCCTACTGCCCGCTGCGTCCTGCTGGAGGTGCAAGTGCCTGCTGCCCTTGTGCAGTTTGGTCAGTCTGTG GGCTCTGTGGTATATGACTGCTTCGAGGCTGCCCTAGGGAGTGAGGTACGAATCTGGTCCTATACTCAGCCCAGGTACGAGAAGGAACTCAACCACACACAGCAGCTGCCTG ccctgccctggcTCAACGTGTCAGCAGATGGTGACAACGTGCATCTGGTTCTGAATGTCTCTGAGGAGCAGCACTTCGGCCTCTCCCTGTACTGGAATCAGGTCCAGGGCCCCCCAAAACCCCGGTGGCACAAAAACCTG ACTGGACCGCAGATCATTACCTTGAACCACACAGACCTGGTTCCCTGCCTCTGTATTCAG GTGTGGCCTCTGGAACCTGACTCCGTTAGGACGAACATCTGCCCCTTCAGGGAGG ACCCCCGCGCACACCGAAACCTCTGGCAAGCCGCCCGACTGCGACTGCTGACCCTGCAGAGCTGGCTGCTGGACGCACCGTGCTCGCTGCCCGCAGAAGCAGCACTGTGCTGGCGGGCTCTGGGTGGGGACCCCTGCCAGCCACTGGTCCCACCGCTTTCCTGGGAGAATGTCACTGTGGAC GTGAACAGCTCGGAGAAGCTGCAGCTGCAGGAGTGCTTGTGGGCTG ACTCCCTGGGGCCTCTCAAAGACGATGTGCTACTGTTGGAGACACGAGGCCCCCAGGACAACAGATCCCTCTGTGCCTTGGAACCCAGTGGCTGTACTTCACTACCCAGCAGAGCCTCCACG CTATGGGATGATGACTTGGGAGCGCTATGGGCCTGCCCCATGGACAAAT ACATCCACAAGCGCTGGGCCCTCGTGTGGCTGGCCTGCCTACTCTTTGCCGCTGCGCTTTCCCTCATCCTCCTTCTCAAAAAGGATCACGCGAAAG CGGCCGCCAGGGGCCGCGCGGCTCTGCTCCTCTACTCAGCCGATGACTCGGGCTTCGAGCGCCTGGTGGGCGCCCTGGCGTCGGCCCTGTGCCAGCTGCCGCTGCGCGTGGCCGTAGACCTGTGGAGCCGTCGTGAACTGAGCGCGCAGGGGCCCGTGGCTTGGTTTCACGCGCAGCGGCGCCAGACCCTGCAGGAGGGCGGCGTGGTGGTCTTGCTCTTCTCGCCCGGTGCGGTGGCGCTGTGCAGCGAGTGGCTACAGGACGGGGTGTCCGGGCCCGGGGCGCACGGCCCGCACGACGCCTTCCGCGCCTCGCTCAGCTGCGTGCTGCCCGACTTCTTGCAGGGCCGGGCGCCCGGCAGCTACGTGGGGGCCTGCTTCGACAGGCTGCTCCACCCGGACGCCGTACCCGCCCTTTTCCGCACCGTGCCCGTCTTCACACTGCCCTCCCAACTGCCAGACTTCCTGGGGGCCCTGCAGCAGCCTCGCGCCCCGCGTTCCGGGCGGCTCCAAGAGAGAGCGGAGCAAGTGTCCCGGGCCCTTCAGCCAGCCCTGGATTGCTACTTCCATCCCCCGGGGACTCCCGCGCCGGGACGCGGGGTGGGACCTGGGGCGGGGGACGGGACTTAA
- the IL17RC gene encoding interleukin-17 receptor C isoform X3, with amino-acid sequence MPVPWFLLSLALGRSPVVLSLERLVGPQDATHCSPVSLEPWGDEERLRVQFLAQQSLSLAPVTAATARTALSGLSGADGRREEWGRGKSWVCLPLGGSGNTEPQKKGLSCHLWDSDILCLPGDIVPAPGPVLAPTHLQTELVLRCQKETDCDLCLRVAVHLAVHGHWEEPEDEKKFGGAADSGVEEPRNASLQAQVVLSFQAYPTARCVLLEVQVPAALVQFGQSVGSVVYDCFEAALGSEVRIWSYTQPRYEKELNHTQQLPDCRGLEVRNSIPSCWALPWLNVSADGDNVHLVLNVSEEQHFGLSLYWNQVQGPPKPRWHKNLTGPQIITLNHTDLVPCLCIQVWPLEPDSVRTNICPFREDPRAHRNLWQAARLRLLTLQSWLLDAPCSLPAEAALCWRALGGDPCQPLVPPLSWENVTVDKVLEFPLLKGHPNLCVQQVNSSEKLQLQECLWADSLGPLKDDVLLLETRGPQDNRSLCALEPSGCTSLPSRASTRAARLGEYLLQDLQSGQCLQLWDDDLGALWACPMDKYIHKRWALVWLACLLFAAALSLILLLKKDHAKAAARGRAALLLYSADDSGFERLVGALASALCQLPLRVAVDLWSRRELSAQGPVAWFHAQRRQTLQEGGVVVLLFSPGAVALCSEWLQDGVSGPGAHGPHDAFRASLSCVLPDFLQGRAPGSYVGACFDRLLHPDAVPALFRTVPVFTLPSQLPDFLGALQQPRAPRSGRLQERAEQVSRALQPALDCYFHPPGTPAPGRGVGPGAGDGT; translated from the exons ATGCCTGTGCCCTGGTTCTTGCTGTCCTTGGCACTGGGCCGAAGCCCAGTGGTCCTTTCTCTGGAGAGGCTTGTGGGGCCTCAGGACGCTACCCACTGCTCTCCGGTGAGTCTGGAACCCTGGGGAGACGAGGAAAGGCTCAGAGTTCAGTTTTTGGCTCAGCAAAGCCTTAGCCTGGCTCCTGTCACTGCTGCCACCGCCAGAACTGCCCTGTCTGGTCTGTCTGGTGCTGATGGTAGAAGAGAAGAATGGGGAAGGGGCAAGAGCTGGGTCTGTCTTCCTCTGGGAGGGTCTGGGAATACGGAGCCCCAGAAAAAG ggCCTCTCCTGCCACCTCTGGG ACAGTGACATACTCTGCCTGCCTGGGGACATCGTGCCTGCTCCGGGCCCCGTGCTGGCGCCTACGCACCTGCAGACAGAGCTGGTGCTGAGGTGCCAAAAGGAGACCGACTGTGACCTCTGTCTGCGTGTGGCTGTCCACTTGGCCGTGCATG GGCACTGGGAAGAGCCTGAAGATGAGAAAAAGTTTGGAGGAGCAGCTGACTCAGGGGTGGAGGAGCCTAGGAATG CCTCTCTCCAGGCCCAAGTCGTGCTCTCCTTCCAGGCCTACCCTACTGCCCGCTGCGTCCTGCTGGAGGTGCAAGTGCCTGCTGCCCTTGTGCAGTTTGGTCAGTCTGTG GGCTCTGTGGTATATGACTGCTTCGAGGCTGCCCTAGGGAGTGAGGTACGAATCTGGTCCTATACTCAGCCCAGGTACGAGAAGGAACTCAACCACACACAGCAGCTGCCTG ACTGCAGGGGGCTCGAAGTCCGGAACAGCATCCCGAGCTGCTGGG ccctgccctggcTCAACGTGTCAGCAGATGGTGACAACGTGCATCTGGTTCTGAATGTCTCTGAGGAGCAGCACTTCGGCCTCTCCCTGTACTGGAATCAGGTCCAGGGCCCCCCAAAACCCCGGTGGCACAAAAACCTG ACTGGACCGCAGATCATTACCTTGAACCACACAGACCTGGTTCCCTGCCTCTGTATTCAG GTGTGGCCTCTGGAACCTGACTCCGTTAGGACGAACATCTGCCCCTTCAGGGAGG ACCCCCGCGCACACCGAAACCTCTGGCAAGCCGCCCGACTGCGACTGCTGACCCTGCAGAGCTGGCTGCTGGACGCACCGTGCTCGCTGCCCGCAGAAGCAGCACTGTGCTGGCGGGCTCTGGGTGGGGACCCCTGCCAGCCACTGGTCCCACCGCTTTCCTGGGAGAATGTCACTGTGGAC AAGGTTCTCGAGTTCCCATTGCTGAAAGGCCACCCTAACCTCTGTGTTCAG CAGGTGAACAGCTCGGAGAAGCTGCAGCTGCAGGAGTGCTTGTGGGCTG ACTCCCTGGGGCCTCTCAAAGACGATGTGCTACTGTTGGAGACACGAGGCCCCCAGGACAACAGATCCCTCTGTGCCTTGGAACCCAGTGGCTGTACTTCACTACCCAGCAGAGCCTCCACG AGGGCAGCTCGCCTTGGAGAGTACTTACTACAAGACCTGCAGTCAGGCCAGTGTCTGCAG CTATGGGATGATGACTTGGGAGCGCTATGGGCCTGCCCCATGGACAAAT ACATCCACAAGCGCTGGGCCCTCGTGTGGCTGGCCTGCCTACTCTTTGCCGCTGCGCTTTCCCTCATCCTCCTTCTCAAAAAGGATCACGCGAAAG CGGCCGCCAGGGGCCGCGCGGCTCTGCTCCTCTACTCAGCCGATGACTCGGGCTTCGAGCGCCTGGTGGGCGCCCTGGCGTCGGCCCTGTGCCAGCTGCCGCTGCGCGTGGCCGTAGACCTGTGGAGCCGTCGTGAACTGAGCGCGCAGGGGCCCGTGGCTTGGTTTCACGCGCAGCGGCGCCAGACCCTGCAGGAGGGCGGCGTGGTGGTCTTGCTCTTCTCGCCCGGTGCGGTGGCGCTGTGCAGCGAGTGGCTACAGGACGGGGTGTCCGGGCCCGGGGCGCACGGCCCGCACGACGCCTTCCGCGCCTCGCTCAGCTGCGTGCTGCCCGACTTCTTGCAGGGCCGGGCGCCCGGCAGCTACGTGGGGGCCTGCTTCGACAGGCTGCTCCACCCGGACGCCGTACCCGCCCTTTTCCGCACCGTGCCCGTCTTCACACTGCCCTCCCAACTGCCAGACTTCCTGGGGGCCCTGCAGCAGCCTCGCGCCCCGCGTTCCGGGCGGCTCCAAGAGAGAGCGGAGCAAGTGTCCCGGGCCCTTCAGCCAGCCCTGGATTGCTACTTCCATCCCCCGGGGACTCCCGCGCCGGGACGCGGGGTGGGACCTGGGGCGGGGGACGGGACTTAA